One genomic window of Monodelphis domestica isolate mMonDom1 chromosome 1, mMonDom1.pri, whole genome shotgun sequence includes the following:
- the LOC100011028 gene encoding olfactory receptor 2D2, whose translation MNQTNQTWVTEFLLLGLSNDPQTQVLLFVLFLGVYLVTVLGSLPLIYLVLTDSQLHIPMYFFLCNLSVADLCFSTNIVLQAMNHMLTRKKVISFMGCVAQLFLYLIFGATQCALLAVMSYDRYLAICDPMHYPIIMTRRMCSLLALGCWISGILISLVDTTFTIHLPFKGDNRIANFFCEAPALLDVASADTHNSQMVIFLMGVVILLAPVSLILVSYGSIIVTVVRMKTTSGRLKAFSTCGSHLLVVILFYGSAIISYMTPKSSKEQAKLVSVFYAVINPMLNPLIYSLRNKDVKRAFRNATNRGKPCRP comes from the coding sequence atGAACCAGACCAACCAGACCTGGGTGACAGAATTCCTCCTCTTGGGACTCTCTAATGACCCTCAGACTCAGGTGTTGCTTTTTGTATTGTTCCTGGGGGTCTACCTGGTTACTGTGCTTGGAAGCTTACCCCTCATCTACCTAGTTTTGACTGACTCACAGCTCCATATACCCATGTACTTTTTTCTATGCAACTTGTCTGTAGCTGACCTTTGCTTCTCTACCAACATTGTTCTCCAGGCCATGAATCATATGCTGACCAGAAAAAAGGTAATTTCCTTCATGGGTTGTGTTGCTCAGctttttctttacctcatttttggAGCTACCCAGTGTGCCTTATTAGCTGTAATGTCCTATGACCGGTACTTGGCCATCTGTGATCCCATGCATTATCCTATCATTATGACGAGGAGGATGTGTAGCCTTTTGGCCTTGGGGTGCTGGATCAGTGGTATTTTAATATCCTTGGTGGACACTACATTCACAATACATCTTCCCTTCAAAGGAGACAACAGGATTGCTAATTTCTTTTGTGAAGCCCCTGCCCTCCTTGATGTGGCATCTGCAGATACTCACAACTCACAAATGGTTATTTTCCTCATGGGTGTGGTGATTCTTCTTGCACCTGTGTCCCTGATCCTAGTCTCCTATGGCTCTATTATAGTAACTGTGGTCAGGATGAAGACAACCTCTGGGAGACTCAAGGCATTCTCCACCTGTGGCTCCCACCTCCTTGTAGTCATCCTTTTCTATGGATCCGCAATAATTTCCTATATGACCCCCAAATCCTCCAAAGAACAGGCCAAACTGGTTTCTGTGTTCTATGCTGTGATTAACCCTATGCTTAACCCTCTCATCTATAGCCTGAGGAACAAGGATGTGAAAAGGGCATTCAGAAATGCAACCAACAGGGGGAAACCCTGTAGACCCTGA